In Nostoc sp. GT001, a genomic segment contains:
- a CDS encoding peptidoglycan-binding domain-containing protein gives MNEIGLMMTGVLTIRQASGVNLPQQQLLQMENDVNQSKQSQLEIAAKVTPPEFMQTDEISQASLSALKPEKEHILQKISKKNLGLISSNLGKPKKSFQSGGKVRTKATGRFQKFSSQPLPTLYFGSSGIAVRALQQLLVTNGYAVRVDGIFGALTETAVKAFQNQQNLGVDGVVGQRTWSALTI, from the coding sequence ATGAATGAAATTGGCCTGATGATGACGGGCGTATTAACAATAAGACAAGCATCTGGGGTCAATTTGCCACAGCAGCAATTATTGCAAATGGAAAATGACGTAAACCAGTCAAAACAGAGTCAGTTAGAGATAGCGGCTAAAGTTACGCCACCTGAATTTATGCAGACAGATGAGATTTCTCAGGCTTCTCTCTCAGCGCTGAAACCAGAAAAAGAACACATACTTCAGAAAATTAGCAAAAAGAATCTGGGACTAATTTCTTCTAACTTAGGTAAGCCTAAGAAGTCTTTTCAGTCTGGAGGTAAAGTCCGTACAAAGGCTACAGGAAGGTTCCAGAAGTTTAGTAGCCAACCTCTACCGACTCTTTATTTTGGTAGTTCTGGTATTGCTGTCAGAGCCTTACAACAGTTATTAGTGACTAACGGTTATGCTGTGAGAGTAGATGGGATTTTTGGCGCACTAACAGAGACTGCTGTCAAAGCCTTTCAAAATCAGCAAAATTTAGGTGTAGATGGAGTAGTTGGTCAACGAACTTGGAGTGCGCTAACAATTTAG
- a CDS encoding ROK family protein: protein MVEENGSIRTLSVDIGGSGVKAMVLDITGHPVTERARLDTPQPATPEVVINAIVVLAAAQGEFHRVSVGFPGVVRCGVTETAVNLHPDWIGFDLETALLKHLNKPVRVINDADMQGFGAIAGKGVELVITLGTGFGSALFVDGKLVPNMEMGHHPFRKGETFEQQLGRAELEKIGEKRWNRRLEKAIASLQHLFNYDYLYIGGGEAVKVNFQLPLNVKLIPNITGLLGGIALWRDEKR, encoded by the coding sequence ATGGTTGAAGAAAATGGATCAATTCGTACCCTATCGGTTGATATTGGCGGTAGTGGCGTTAAGGCGATGGTTTTGGATATTACGGGGCATCCTGTAACGGAAAGGGCGCGTTTAGATACACCGCAACCTGCGACACCGGAGGTTGTAATTAATGCAATTGTAGTTTTAGCTGCCGCTCAAGGTGAATTTCATCGCGTTTCGGTCGGTTTTCCCGGTGTGGTGCGGTGTGGAGTTACGGAAACAGCGGTAAACTTACATCCAGATTGGATCGGATTTGATTTGGAAACAGCATTATTAAAACACTTAAACAAGCCTGTACGGGTGATTAATGATGCAGATATGCAGGGATTTGGTGCGATCGCAGGTAAAGGTGTTGAATTAGTTATTACTCTGGGTACAGGCTTTGGTTCGGCTTTATTTGTGGATGGTAAGCTGGTACCGAATATGGAAATGGGGCATCACCCGTTTCGCAAAGGAGAGACTTTTGAGCAGCAGTTGGGGCGTGCAGAGTTAGAAAAAATTGGTGAGAAAAGATGGAATAGGCGTTTAGAAAAAGCGATCGCATCTTTGCAACATCTGTTTAATTATGACTACCTTTACATTGGCGGTGGTGAAGCTGTGAAAGTCAATTTCCAGCTACCGTTAAATGTCAAACTCATCCCCAATATCACTGGTTTATTAGGCGGTATTGCTTTGTGGCGAGATGAAAAAAGGTAA
- a CDS encoding 2TM domain-containing protein: MTAFEPQSIRSYSQEDVQQILHLAIARQADDKDTEFSYEHILEIAAELEISPESLKLAERDWVAQQGQLQQRKAFDAYRIRRFQKRLSKYAISTGFFILLDLITGGGISWSLYILLFCGLPVALDVWNTFQIKGEEYEMAFQKWSRNHQIKKTISTVLNKWFKVLQA, from the coding sequence ATGACGGCGTTTGAACCTCAAAGCATCCGCTCGTATAGCCAAGAAGATGTCCAACAAATTCTGCACTTAGCGATCGCTCGTCAAGCAGATGATAAAGACACAGAATTTTCTTATGAGCATATATTAGAAATTGCTGCTGAGTTAGAAATTTCACCTGAGTCTTTAAAATTAGCAGAACGTGATTGGGTTGCACAACAGGGGCAACTCCAACAACGAAAAGCTTTTGACGCTTATCGCATCAGAAGATTTCAGAAACGCCTAAGCAAATATGCAATTTCCACTGGCTTTTTTATACTGCTTGATTTAATCACAGGTGGCGGAATTTCTTGGTCGCTGTACATTTTGCTATTCTGCGGATTGCCTGTAGCGCTTGATGTCTGGAATACCTTTCAAATCAAAGGTGAAGAGTATGAAATGGCATTCCAAAAGTGGAGTCGTAACCATCAGATTAAGAAAACCATCAGCACAGTTTTGAATAAGTGGTTTAAGGTATTACAGGCTTAA
- a CDS encoding phycobiliprotein lyase: MNIEEFFQLSTGKWFSHRTSQHLAFNQSEHSKSDIIIEALALDHPEAVKLCQSYNINPSFASCATKITWNGTMEKDQAKHTGSTVLVSVPDADNPAQGSLLREIVDANKTPVPGRYKFDSDGALILTTEDETIFSEERLWFASPNLRMRVNVLKSFGGFSITSFTSEIRMGGFPPAEKVSEAANSVSS, translated from the coding sequence ATGAATATTGAAGAGTTTTTTCAGTTAAGTACTGGTAAATGGTTTTCTCATCGTACTAGTCAACATTTGGCTTTTAACCAATCGGAACATAGCAAGTCAGATATTATCATTGAGGCGCTGGCATTAGATCATCCAGAAGCAGTCAAGCTGTGTCAAAGTTACAACATTAATCCTAGTTTTGCTTCCTGTGCTACCAAAATTACCTGGAACGGCACAATGGAGAAGGATCAAGCAAAACACACTGGTTCAACTGTGTTAGTTTCGGTACCTGATGCGGATAATCCGGCTCAAGGCAGTTTACTGAGAGAAATAGTTGATGCCAATAAAACTCCAGTTCCCGGACGCTATAAATTTGACAGTGATGGTGCTTTAATCCTAACTACAGAGGATGAAACCATCTTCTCAGAGGAACGCCTGTGGTTTGCTAGCCCCAATTTACGAATGCGGGTAAACGTCCTTAAGAGTTTTGGTGGATTTAGTATCACTTCCTTCACTTCTGAGATTCGTATGGGTGGCTTTCCACCAGCCGAGAAGGTTTCCGAGGCGGCTAATTCAGTATCTAGTTAG
- a CDS encoding HEAT repeat domain-containing protein — MAALSLQEISTQLESPNLRDRMVALANLRHVSPEDAVPLIKKVLDDESLQLRSMAIFALGIKPTPECYSILVKILENDPDYGIRADAAGALGYLGDARAFEVLSRAFYEDTDWLVRFSAAVSLGNIKDPRARQILLQALDSKEVVLQQAAISALGEIKDIESVDKILRFAQSDDWLVRQRLAEALGNLPTPKSVSALKYLEKDNHFNVAEAARIGLKKLEEIGNQA; from the coding sequence ATGGCAGCTCTAAGCTTACAAGAAATTTCTACTCAGTTAGAAAGTCCGAATTTACGCGATCGCATGGTAGCCCTTGCTAATCTGCGTCATGTTTCCCCTGAAGATGCAGTCCCTTTGATTAAAAAGGTACTAGATGACGAATCTTTGCAACTGCGATCAATGGCAATATTTGCTTTGGGAATCAAGCCAACGCCAGAATGTTATTCTATTTTGGTAAAAATTCTCGAAAATGACCCCGATTATGGTATACGCGCTGATGCCGCTGGTGCTTTAGGATATTTGGGTGATGCCAGAGCCTTTGAGGTGCTTTCACGGGCATTTTATGAAGATACTGATTGGCTAGTGCGATTTAGTGCAGCTGTTTCTCTAGGTAATATTAAAGATCCTCGTGCCCGTCAAATTCTTCTTCAGGCATTGGATAGCAAAGAAGTCGTGTTACAACAAGCTGCAATCTCTGCACTGGGAGAAATTAAAGACATCGAATCTGTAGATAAAATCCTGCGTTTCGCCCAATCAGATGATTGGTTAGTCAGGCAGCGTTTGGCAGAAGCCTTGGGAAATCTTCCCACTCCCAAGAGTGTCTCAGCTTTAAAATACCTGGAAAAAGACAATCATTTCAACGTTGCTGAGGCAGCTAGAATTGGCCTCAAGAAGCTTGAGGAAATAGGCAATCAAGCTTAA